In a genomic window of Sutcliffiella sp. FSL R7-0096:
- a CDS encoding response regulator transcription factor, with translation MKQILLIDDEQRMLDLLSLYLTPHGFTCIKKTTALEGILFLSDHEVDLIILDVMMPTMDGWEALAAIRDFSKTPIIMLTARNDDTDMIKGLKNGADDYISKPFNEDVLVARIGAVLRRSATEGPTEKPLHFKGLSLDSLSYKLSYNGQPISITPKEFALLELFLKYPDKVFSRDHLLSTLWELKAETENRTIDSHIRNLREKLRQVGFNVDRHLKTIWGVGYRWNDKFESN, from the coding sequence ATGAAACAAATACTACTGATAGATGACGAACAAAGAATGCTAGACCTTTTATCCCTCTATTTAACCCCGCACGGGTTTACCTGCATCAAAAAGACTACTGCTTTGGAGGGGATTCTGTTTCTGAGTGATCATGAAGTGGACCTCATTATTCTTGATGTCATGATGCCAACCATGGACGGTTGGGAAGCATTAGCTGCAATCCGAGACTTTAGTAAAACACCTATAATCATGCTCACAGCTAGAAATGATGACACCGATATGATAAAGGGCTTAAAGAACGGTGCAGACGATTACATTTCCAAGCCATTTAATGAAGATGTGCTTGTAGCAAGGATTGGAGCTGTGCTCCGTCGATCGGCCACAGAAGGGCCAACGGAAAAGCCATTACACTTCAAAGGTTTATCACTTGACTCTCTTTCTTACAAATTATCATATAATGGACAGCCTATTTCCATTACACCAAAAGAATTTGCCTTACTGGAGCTATTTTTAAAGTATCCGGATAAGGTCTTTTCACGGGACCATTTACTTTCTACACTTTGGGAATTGAAAGCAGAGACGGAAAACCGCACCATTGACTCCCATATTCGGAATCTTAGAGAAAAACTGCGACAAGTTGGTTTTAATGTGGACAGGCATTTAAAAACCATTTGGGGAGTTGGGTATAGGTGGAATGATAAATTTGAATCGAATTAG
- a CDS encoding HAMP domain-containing sensor histidine kinase, protein MKFSTKLGLWFFFCILIIETGSMLFLHQNVVQSLVDNELKSLSARGDSHRDVLEESFIDNTLQHIVLMESKTDTEVVITDQSGNVIESSIAINDEITSIILPSTHEDMIIEADWESQSYIATASPFSSNSGVRGTVFMLKSTNQMKSLITNLNHHFGIAVIIILFFLVITNLILVKLLTKPLVSMKEATKRINEGDFTVTLPVKSKDEIGELAKSIKTLASNLNYLQQERKEFLASISHELRTPLTYIIGYADIGQKHNLTDTQRNEYLKIIHEESIRVSNLLEDLFELANMDQNSFSIAKEEIQLGKFLQTIFEKTYPVFSNSGIGLKFNCKQNCFVNIDPLRFEQVVQNILDNALKYSDRGTTTIELSKKDNICILSISDEGKGIPDDQIPYIFDRLFRVEKSRSRLTGGVGLGLSIVKEIVDAHDGELKVNSEIGVGTTVSILLKEAK, encoded by the coding sequence TTGAAGTTCTCAACCAAGCTAGGGCTTTGGTTCTTCTTTTGTATTTTAATTATTGAAACTGGTTCCATGCTTTTCCTTCATCAAAATGTCGTTCAATCCCTCGTTGATAATGAATTGAAGTCATTATCGGCAAGAGGAGATAGCCATCGAGATGTTCTGGAAGAATCTTTTATCGACAATACACTTCAACATATCGTATTAATGGAATCGAAAACCGATACGGAAGTGGTGATAACAGACCAAAGTGGAAATGTTATCGAATCTTCCATTGCCATCAATGACGAAATCACCTCCATTATTTTGCCAAGTACGCATGAAGATATGATCATTGAAGCAGATTGGGAGTCACAATCCTATATAGCCACTGCATCCCCATTCAGTTCGAATAGTGGGGTTAGGGGAACTGTCTTTATGCTAAAAAGCACTAACCAAATGAAAAGCTTGATTACCAACTTAAACCACCATTTCGGGATTGCTGTTATCATTATTTTATTTTTCCTGGTAATTACGAACCTCATCTTAGTGAAGCTTTTAACCAAACCCTTAGTATCCATGAAAGAAGCAACAAAGCGAATCAATGAAGGAGACTTCACGGTAACCCTTCCTGTGAAATCCAAAGATGAAATTGGAGAGTTGGCGAAATCCATTAAAACATTGGCAAGTAACCTAAACTACTTGCAACAGGAGCGAAAAGAATTTTTGGCAAGTATATCCCATGAGCTACGGACTCCACTCACCTATATCATCGGTTATGCTGATATTGGTCAAAAGCATAATTTAACGGATACTCAAAGGAATGAATATCTGAAGATTATTCATGAAGAATCGATTCGAGTATCAAACCTACTTGAGGATTTGTTCGAATTAGCCAATATGGATCAGAATTCTTTTTCGATTGCAAAGGAAGAAATCCAACTAGGGAAATTCTTGCAGACTATTTTTGAGAAGACTTATCCCGTATTCTCCAATTCCGGCATTGGTCTAAAGTTTAACTGCAAACAGAACTGCTTCGTGAATATAGATCCTTTGCGATTTGAACAAGTAGTACAGAATATATTGGACAATGCACTGAAGTATTCAGACAGAGGGACCACAACCATCGAATTAAGCAAAAAGGATAATATCTGCATACTCTCCATCTCTGACGAAGGTAAAGGAATTCCTGATGATCAAATCCCATATATATTTGATCGCTTATTCCGAGTGGAAAAATCCCGATCTCGCCTTACAGGTGGAGTTGGTCTTGGGTTATCCATCGTAAAGGAAATTGTAGATGCCCATGATGGGGAGCTGAAGGTGAACAGTGAAATTGGTGTAGGTACAACTGTATCGATTCTATTAAAGGAGGCAAAATAG
- a CDS encoding four-helix bundle copper-binding protein produces MKNEYQECLDACLACMEACNFCFNACLNENDVKMMAACIRLDRLCADTCSLAATAIQSDSPFKEEICRLCAEICAACGEECSKHTHEHCQICADACFRCAEACRRMITA; encoded by the coding sequence ATTAAAAATGAATATCAAGAATGTTTGGACGCCTGCTTGGCCTGTATGGAAGCCTGTAATTTTTGTTTTAATGCTTGTTTAAACGAGAATGATGTAAAAATGATGGCTGCCTGTATCCGACTAGATCGCTTATGTGCAGATACTTGTAGTCTTGCAGCGACAGCTATTCAATCAGATAGCCCATTCAAGGAAGAAATCTGCAGATTATGTGCCGAAATCTGTGCTGCCTGTGGAGAAGAATGTAGTAAACACACACACGAACATTGCCAAATTTGTGCGGACGCATGTTTTCGATGTGCAGAAGCTTGCAGAAGAATGATTACTGCATAA
- a CDS encoding YwmB family TATA-box binding protein has product MLLYIILIFIAGFMVIDSQYRESMDEKDKLLSTINILKNQGVIIHEWTIYSREELNVNNLDVIKEIEAKLKKDYTKFEWSTDMEQDHHYLIVGTNMKSDIERERITVTAYKEDHSYQVVQTYSYTRGGWSEKDYRSFVNDIELKNSIYFTVKGSLLDVDINSDLNVKANLLLENLSADKVEGLEEKNLVSVSAFNKDWAFSLPSTNNKRFNLQVALRREPSNSNLQITIGIPIITEEY; this is encoded by the coding sequence ATGCTTTTATACATTATTCTTATTTTTATAGCTGGTTTCATGGTAATAGATAGTCAATATAGGGAATCCATGGATGAAAAGGATAAGTTATTATCTACTATTAACATACTTAAAAATCAGGGAGTAATAATACATGAGTGGACGATTTATTCCCGTGAGGAACTTAATGTAAATAATTTGGATGTAATCAAGGAAATAGAAGCGAAGTTAAAGAAAGATTACACAAAATTCGAATGGTCCACCGACATGGAACAGGATCATCATTATTTAATTGTAGGAACTAATATGAAGAGTGACATCGAAAGGGAAAGAATAACGGTTACGGCTTATAAGGAGGATCATTCATATCAAGTAGTACAGACTTACAGTTATACAAGAGGAGGATGGTCAGAAAAGGATTATAGAAGCTTCGTTAATGATATTGAATTGAAGAACAGTATATACTTTACAGTGAAGGGAAGTTTATTAGATGTTGATATCAACTCGGATTTAAATGTAAAAGCAAATTTACTTTTGGAAAACCTATCTGCTGATAAAGTGGAAGGGCTTGAAGAAAAAAACCTTGTTTCGGTGTCAGCCTTTAACAAGGATTGGGCTTTCAGTTTACCTTCCACCAACAATAAGCGATTTAATCTTCAAGTGGCTTTAAGAAGGGAACCGTCCAATTCAAACTTACAAATTACAATCGGAATTCCTATCATTACAGAAGAATACTAG
- a CDS encoding cupredoxin domain-containing protein, which produces MHVFYWYILLTLIMEIGIILVLSRILKKRLPSMAGMILSMTYAMTISLIVGLTFGVMYQGDLFSSTIIALFLGMVAGILAGVGLGLLTSIEGAMSGLMGGMMGAMLGEMISTKDVFFLIILLLTISVCSLLLFFVFCQSNQDQNKFNKSWYLKPLFSMVGISAYLILGFQLSHGAVKPSADHGHQHRATGTKDPKVVSVQAVNNAYTPASFVAKVGEEIILQLNNMDGVEHDIEIKGLSVKTMESSHHNLKGPLHLHALANSKNEIRFTPLEIGEYEFYCTVPGHKKAGMVGKVIVTNK; this is translated from the coding sequence ATGCATGTATTTTATTGGTATATTTTATTAACATTGATTATGGAAATAGGTATAATCCTAGTACTTTCAAGAATATTGAAGAAACGATTGCCTTCCATGGCGGGAATGATTTTATCCATGACTTATGCAATGACCATAAGTTTGATAGTTGGATTGACATTTGGCGTAATGTACCAAGGGGACTTATTCAGCTCCACAATAATTGCACTATTTTTAGGTATGGTTGCTGGTATACTCGCGGGTGTAGGACTCGGATTACTTACGTCTATTGAAGGAGCCATGTCAGGTTTAATGGGTGGTATGATGGGTGCTATGCTGGGAGAAATGATTTCAACTAAGGATGTATTCTTCTTGATAATCCTATTGTTAACGATAAGTGTTTGTTCGTTATTATTGTTTTTTGTGTTTTGTCAATCTAACCAAGATCAAAATAAGTTTAATAAATCGTGGTATTTAAAGCCACTTTTCTCAATGGTAGGAATTAGTGCATACCTGATTCTTGGTTTTCAATTAAGTCATGGTGCAGTAAAACCATCAGCAGATCATGGACATCAGCATCGTGCTACTGGCACAAAAGATCCAAAGGTAGTTTCTGTTCAGGCGGTAAACAATGCTTACACACCTGCATCTTTTGTGGCAAAAGTAGGAGAGGAAATCATTCTTCAATTAAACAACATGGATGGAGTGGAACATGATATAGAGATAAAAGGCTTATCAGTAAAAACAATGGAAAGTAGTCATCATAATTTAAAGGGACCTTTGCATCTGCACGCTCTTGCAAATAGTAAAAATGAGATTCGTTTCACCCCTCTTGAGATAGGGGAATATGAATTTTATTGCACGGTTCCAGGTCATAAGAAAGCTGGGATGGTAGGAAAGGTAATAGTTACAAATAAATGA
- a CDS encoding YdhK family protein, which yields MSWKKLILFGALAGLLVLSACSNNGNDTASNENEEKNSEGEHSGMDHSGMDMSGSGEVPEGLEEAESPAFPVGSTAVITEAHMPGMEGAEATIVGAYDTTVYTISYDPTDGGERVEDHKWIIHEEIADRQEEPYEAGAEVKVEAEHMEGMEGATAVIDSAEQTTVYMVDFTLKDSGEEVTNHKWVTESELSSEE from the coding sequence ATGAGTTGGAAAAAGCTAATATTGTTTGGTGCTCTTGCTGGATTGCTAGTATTATCTGCATGCTCGAATAACGGAAACGATACAGCTTCAAACGAAAATGAAGAGAAAAATTCAGAAGGTGAACACTCCGGAATGGACCATTCCGGAATGGATATGTCCGGTTCCGGTGAAGTCCCTGAAGGACTGGAGGAAGCAGAAAGTCCTGCATTCCCAGTTGGAAGTACAGCGGTTATTACTGAGGCTCACATGCCAGGTATGGAAGGTGCAGAAGCTACGATTGTTGGAGCATATGATACAACGGTATATACCATATCTTATGACCCAACCGATGGTGGAGAAAGAGTCGAAGATCATAAATGGATCATCCACGAAGAGATAGCGGATAGACAGGAAGAACCTTATGAAGCTGGTGCTGAAGTAAAGGTAGAAGCTGAACATATGGAAGGTATGGAGGGTGCAACTGCAGTTATTGATTCAGCGGAACAAACCACCGTTTATATGGTAGACTTCACTTTGAAAGACAGTGGAGAGGAAGTAACCAATCATAAGTGGGTAACAGAAAGTGAATTATCATCAGAAGAATAA
- the lgt gene encoding prolipoprotein diacylglyceryl transferase, whose product MNSLQAIDRVAFEIGPFTIYWYGIIIGIGVLLGWYLATQEAKKLGLSKEIFSDLLIWAIPIAIVSARLYYVAFNLDYYLDNPGDIFAIWQGGIAIHGALLGGVIVAYIYTRKKRVSFWQLADIAAPSIILGQAIGRWGNFINQEAHGTEVSRSFLEGLYLPNVITNQMFIAGAYYHPTFLYESLWNLAGFGVLLFLRRLPIKRGEIFLSYLIWYSFGRFFVEGLRTDSLMIGEVLRTAQILSLLIILLAIFLIWFRRKSGYAKILYLNDYRK is encoded by the coding sequence ATGAATTCTTTACAGGCTATAGATAGAGTAGCATTCGAAATTGGACCATTTACAATCTATTGGTACGGAATAATTATTGGGATTGGAGTACTTCTAGGTTGGTACCTTGCAACCCAAGAGGCAAAGAAATTAGGGTTGAGTAAGGAAATATTTTCAGATCTACTAATTTGGGCAATTCCTATCGCAATTGTCAGTGCAAGATTATATTATGTCGCATTCAATTTGGATTATTATTTAGATAATCCAGGAGATATCTTTGCGATATGGCAAGGTGGTATCGCCATACATGGTGCTCTGCTTGGAGGTGTCATAGTTGCTTATATATACACCCGAAAAAAGCGTGTTTCCTTTTGGCAATTAGCAGATATAGCAGCCCCTAGCATCATTTTAGGTCAAGCAATTGGAAGGTGGGGGAACTTTATTAACCAAGAAGCACACGGTACTGAAGTTTCACGATCCTTTTTGGAGGGGTTATATCTCCCTAATGTCATCACGAATCAAATGTTTATTGCGGGAGCCTACTACCATCCCACATTTTTGTATGAATCACTTTGGAATTTAGCTGGATTTGGTGTTTTGTTATTTTTGAGAAGACTCCCCATCAAAAGAGGTGAAATTTTTCTCTCTTACTTGATTTGGTACTCATTCGGAAGATTCTTTGTTGAGGGTTTAAGGACAGATAGCCTTATGATAGGAGAGGTCCTAAGGACAGCCCAGATTCTTTCCTTATTAATCATTCTTCTTGCCATTTTTCTAATTTGGTTCAGAAGAAAAAGTGGCTATGCAAAAATTCTTTATCTTAATGATTACAGAAAATAA
- a CDS encoding F510_1955 family glycosylhydrolase, whose protein sequence is MNKIKNFIMITVISMLVVGCSTKEQNKNNDYFIEAKEETINHIHGIGYLGDEKDLILATHHGLLRFSEGKWYKTSKNNHDYMGFQATDEQFFSSGHPELDSDLKNPLGLIKSSDQGATLERIAFYGEIDFHYLAAGYKSQTLYVFNEHENSLKQGLHYSVDQGETWEASSMKGISANAIGNIAAHPTSSEDVAISTNKGLFISSNFGNEFKLLTSSNSVTTVEYQEDSLIYFILENNETKLVKYNFKNEITDELSLPEGISSKNPIMFIATNPENRSEITAISLNNDIYQSNNTGESWNTLVEKGNVSNE, encoded by the coding sequence ATGAACAAGATAAAGAATTTTATTATGATAACAGTTATAAGTATGCTAGTTGTTGGATGTTCAACTAAAGAGCAAAATAAAAATAATGACTACTTTATAGAGGCAAAGGAAGAAACCATAAATCATATCCACGGGATTGGTTACTTGGGTGATGAGAAAGACTTAATTCTAGCAACCCATCATGGCCTTTTACGCTTTTCTGAAGGAAAATGGTACAAGACTAGTAAAAATAATCATGATTATATGGGATTCCAAGCAACAGATGAGCAATTTTTTTCCAGCGGCCACCCTGAGCTAGATTCCGACTTAAAAAATCCCTTAGGGCTTATTAAAAGTAGTGATCAAGGTGCTACCTTAGAAAGAATTGCTTTTTATGGGGAAATTGACTTCCACTATCTTGCGGCCGGATATAAGAGTCAAACATTGTACGTTTTTAATGAGCACGAAAATTCCCTGAAACAAGGTCTTCATTATTCGGTAGATCAAGGGGAAACATGGGAAGCTAGTTCCATGAAAGGAATATCTGCCAATGCCATCGGAAATATAGCTGCACACCCTACTTCTTCAGAGGATGTTGCTATCTCCACCAATAAAGGATTATTTATTTCTTCTAACTTTGGTAATGAATTCAAGTTGCTAACCAGCTCAAATTCTGTGACAACAGTGGAATATCAGGAGGACAGTCTGATTTACTTTATCCTAGAAAATAATGAAACCAAATTAGTAAAGTACAATTTTAAAAATGAAATAACTGACGAGTTGTCCCTACCTGAAGGGATTTCCAGTAAAAATCCCATTATGTTCATTGCCACTAATCCAGAGAATAGGTCAGAAATAACAGCCATCTCCTTGAATAATGACATTTATCAGTCCAACAATACTGGAGAAAGCTGGAATACATTAGTTGAAAAAGGTAACGTCTCTAATGAATAG
- a CDS encoding M23 family metallopeptidase: MNKNKRFLGYFVVALLSVSNAFFPHSTSAEEIDSLKQKKQDVQQERQSIDRSIENNNKKIDSIIAQQNDLTAQIKKLDMEISNTDKEIKSVNGNIKETNENILKLTKDIEVLKEKLEKRAALLEDRARAFQTNGGYNNYLEVILNSENFADLINRLTAVSTLVQADRDIIDEQKKEQDSLTQKEKEVREELVNLETQKKELDKFIASLGSQKEQKNELINSLTAQQKKIEQMQVDLEEKSNELYELEKGIEESIIAEQERLVELARQKERERKAAEEQKQKVATSKPQQVNSPVHIPVSEGVWTAPTNGVFTTEFGYDVLNGQPRYHYGIDIAAPRGTSIVAVADGYVTNASYSSSYGNWVIITHSVNGQTYTSVYAHMDNLSVSQGQYVEKGEYLGGMGNTGYSFGNHLHFELHEGNWNNAKSNAVNPRKYISF; the protein is encoded by the coding sequence ATGAATAAAAATAAAAGGTTTCTTGGATATTTTGTAGTTGCATTATTGTCAGTTAGTAATGCTTTTTTTCCTCACTCCACTTCAGCTGAAGAGATTGATAGTTTAAAGCAGAAAAAACAGGATGTTCAGCAAGAACGTCAGTCAATTGATAGAAGTATCGAGAACAATAATAAAAAAATTGATAGTATTATAGCTCAACAAAATGACTTGACAGCCCAAATTAAAAAGTTAGACATGGAAATATCCAATACGGATAAAGAAATAAAATCCGTAAATGGAAATATTAAAGAAACGAATGAAAATATTTTAAAGTTGACAAAAGACATAGAGGTACTGAAAGAAAAGCTGGAAAAGAGGGCAGCGTTATTAGAAGATCGGGCTCGTGCCTTTCAAACAAACGGAGGATATAATAACTATCTAGAAGTTATTTTGAATTCTGAGAACTTTGCTGACCTCATAAATCGATTAACAGCAGTAAGTACACTCGTACAGGCAGACCGCGATATAATTGACGAACAAAAGAAAGAACAGGATTCATTAACACAAAAAGAAAAAGAAGTACGGGAAGAATTAGTAAATTTGGAAACTCAAAAGAAAGAACTAGATAAGTTTATTGCAAGTTTAGGTTCACAAAAGGAACAAAAAAATGAACTTATCAACAGTCTTACAGCTCAACAGAAAAAAATAGAACAAATGCAGGTTGACCTTGAAGAAAAGAGCAATGAATTGTACGAGTTAGAGAAAGGTATTGAAGAGAGCATTATAGCTGAGCAGGAGCGATTAGTTGAATTAGCAAGGCAAAAGGAACGAGAAAGGAAAGCTGCAGAAGAACAAAAGCAAAAAGTAGCAACTTCTAAACCACAACAGGTAAATAGCCCAGTTCATATTCCTGTCAGTGAAGGAGTATGGACTGCCCCTACAAATGGGGTATTTACTACTGAATTTGGATATGATGTATTAAATGGTCAACCCCGTTACCATTATGGAATAGATATTGCTGCACCAAGAGGAACTTCAATTGTAGCTGTTGCTGATGGCTATGTAACAAATGCATCTTATAGTAGTTCTTATGGAAATTGGGTAATCATTACACATAGTGTTAATGGACAGACTTATACTTCCGTGTATGCTCATATGGATAATCTTTCTGTCAGTCAAGGACAATATGTGGAAAAAGGGGAGTATCTAGGAGGAATGGGCAACACAGGTTATTCTTTTGGAAACCACCTTCACTTCGAGCTGCATGAAGGTAATTGGAATAATGCCAAATCGAATGCGGTGAACCCGAGGAAATACATTTCTTTCTAA
- a CDS encoding multicopper oxidase family protein — protein MKLKLIALLSFTVIFLAACSDMSNMDHGEMNMSDSSTEQEKEKLPETKTTSTEVFSENEITLVAKEAAHQLNNSTVVNAWTFNGSVPGSQIRVQEGEDITIHLKNELKDPVSIHWHGLPIPNAMDGIPGVTQNAVQPGETFTYNFTATVTGTYMYHTHQDGVNQLDKGLYGSFIVEPANKTYDRDYSLMLDEWMSDPKGSSMSDMEDMDHGKMNDKEKENQDSSMSMEGMGHNMDGYDIFTINGKSEDLIEPLKVKEGEKVRIRLANIGFMSHKIHLHGHQFKVVAIDGQELNAPQELENQLLSIAPGERYDIEFIADNPGVWYLECHGEMTGTEGMKTKIQYEGYTESKDKPNPKEKLPEFNFNDYGEAKSGFFEMNQQYDLEYTMNLDTEMEKKEMVYTINGKTFPETENIIVKEGDNVKVKLVNNSATDDHPMHLHGQFFQVLSKNGKPIEGSPVIKDTINVKPGEEYEIAFKADNPGNWLFHCHDLHHAAAGMVTQVKYEGFKPDFNPDPEANNKPE, from the coding sequence ATGAAACTAAAGCTGATAGCTTTACTATCTTTTACGGTAATATTTTTGGCGGCATGTTCGGATATGAGTAACATGGATCATGGTGAAATGAATATGAGTGATTCTTCAACTGAACAAGAGAAAGAAAAACTCCCTGAAACAAAAACTACCTCAACTGAAGTATTCTCTGAGAATGAAATAACATTGGTTGCAAAAGAGGCAGCTCATCAATTAAACAATAGTACAGTGGTAAACGCCTGGACCTTTAATGGTTCTGTTCCTGGTTCTCAAATACGTGTTCAGGAGGGCGAAGATATAACAATTCATCTAAAAAACGAACTTAAAGATCCTGTTTCCATTCATTGGCATGGCCTTCCTATCCCAAATGCAATGGATGGAATTCCCGGTGTGACCCAAAACGCTGTTCAGCCTGGCGAGACCTTTACCTATAACTTTACTGCCACAGTTACCGGGACATACATGTACCATACACATCAAGACGGTGTCAATCAACTTGATAAGGGCCTATACGGTTCTTTCATTGTAGAACCTGCTAATAAGACATATGACAGAGATTACTCATTAATGTTGGACGAGTGGATGAGTGACCCTAAAGGCTCTTCCATGAGTGATATGGAAGACATGGACCATGGAAAAATGAATGATAAAGAAAAAGAAAATCAGGACAGTTCAATGTCCATGGAGGGCATGGGCCATAACATGGACGGCTACGACATCTTCACCATTAACGGAAAAAGCGAAGATTTGATTGAGCCGTTAAAAGTGAAAGAAGGGGAAAAAGTTCGAATACGGCTTGCGAACATAGGGTTCATGTCACATAAAATACACCTTCATGGGCATCAATTTAAAGTAGTAGCAATTGATGGTCAGGAACTGAACGCTCCACAAGAACTAGAAAATCAATTATTGTCTATTGCACCTGGTGAGAGGTACGATATTGAATTCATTGCTGACAATCCAGGTGTTTGGTACCTTGAATGCCATGGGGAAATGACAGGAACAGAAGGAATGAAAACAAAAATACAATACGAAGGATATACGGAATCCAAAGATAAGCCAAATCCAAAAGAAAAACTACCTGAGTTTAACTTTAATGACTATGGTGAAGCAAAAAGTGGATTTTTTGAGATGAACCAACAGTACGATCTGGAGTACACGATGAATTTAGATACCGAGATGGAAAAGAAGGAGATGGTGTATACCATCAACGGAAAAACTTTTCCTGAAACAGAGAATATCATAGTAAAAGAAGGAGACAATGTCAAAGTGAAATTGGTCAACAATTCAGCCACAGATGACCATCCTATGCACCTTCATGGCCAATTTTTCCAAGTACTAAGCAAAAACGGAAAACCAATAGAAGGATCTCCAGTCATTAAAGACACCATCAATGTAAAACCCGGTGAAGAATATGAAATCGCATTTAAAGCAGATAATCCAGGAAACTGGCTCTTCCATTGCCATGATTTGCACCATGCCGCAGCTGGAATGGTGACTCAAGTAAAATATGAGGGTTTTAAACCTGATTTCAATCCAGATCCAGAAGCGAATAATAAACCAGAGTAA
- a CDS encoding stage II sporulation protein P, translating to MNSTKRSSNNILVFYLNSTFLSIIISLLLVTVISTAFTNKLSSEIIGTWLYKINNTNIFLSALQSQNHYMIGKGVEVDKIPIQSMIFQLATNIKPNDVRSLLGNEIPGFYAFDYRIHIAGEGTNYTTLPHESSPPMEVLLKEREIAHEQLEEIEEEISPPPAPEKTNEKELVYIYQSHSWESFLPLLKGAKTPDEATSNNSKVNVIAVGNMLKGKLLSHGIVAKHNTTNVTEQLLSRGWNYYNSYQYSREVVEEVLSSNNELKYLIDIHRDSVRKDKTHIKINGKDYAKLLFIVGEENKNFKENLDFASNLHYAIEEHFPGLSRGVVIKNKSEGDGIYNQDLSDRSILLEVGGVDNTMVELDNSVEVFAKYFSELVWEDKDVGDF from the coding sequence ATGAATTCTACTAAACGTTCATCTAATAATATTTTGGTCTTCTATTTAAATAGTACTTTTTTGTCTATCATCATATCGCTTTTATTGGTAACTGTAATAAGTACTGCTTTTACAAATAAGCTTTCTTCAGAAATTATTGGCACTTGGTTATACAAGATAAATAATACAAATATTTTTTTAAGTGCACTTCAAAGCCAAAATCATTATATGATTGGAAAAGGAGTAGAGGTAGATAAAATACCGATTCAAAGTATGATATTTCAATTAGCCACTAATATTAAACCTAATGATGTCAGGAGTTTGTTAGGAAATGAAATTCCAGGCTTTTATGCATTTGACTACAGGATACATATTGCAGGAGAAGGGACGAACTATACTACTCTTCCACATGAATCCTCTCCTCCCATGGAAGTATTATTGAAGGAGAGGGAAATTGCACATGAACAATTAGAAGAAATAGAAGAAGAAATATCTCCACCTCCTGCACCAGAAAAAACGAATGAAAAGGAATTAGTTTACATTTATCAATCGCATAGTTGGGAATCATTTTTACCTTTGTTAAAGGGTGCCAAAACACCTGATGAGGCAACAAGTAATAATTCTAAAGTTAACGTTATAGCTGTAGGAAATATGCTAAAAGGGAAGTTATTAAGTCATGGAATAGTCGCCAAACATAACACTACTAATGTAACTGAACAATTACTTTCACGGGGCTGGAATTATTATAACTCATATCAGTACTCAAGAGAGGTGGTTGAAGAAGTATTAAGTTCCAATAATGAACTGAAATATTTGATTGATATTCACAGAGATTCTGTAAGAAAAGATAAAACTCATATTAAAATAAATGGTAAAGATTACGCTAAACTATTGTTTATTGTTGGAGAAGAGAATAAAAATTTCAAGGAGAATCTGGATTTCGCAAGTAATCTCCACTATGCTATAGAAGAACACTTTCCGGGTTTAAGTAGAGGTGTAGTTATAAAGAATAAATCCGAAGGTGACGGGATTTATAACCAAGATTTATCCGATAGATCTATTCTACTAGAAGTAGGGGGAGTAGATAATACTATGGTGGAGTTAGATAATTCTGTGGAAGTATTTGCTAAGTATTTTAGTGAACTGGTTTGGGAAGATAAAGATGTTGGTGATTTTTAA